One part of the Stigmatopora argus isolate UIUO_Sarg chromosome 8, RoL_Sarg_1.0, whole genome shotgun sequence genome encodes these proteins:
- the traf3ip2l gene encoding E3 ubiquitin ligase TRAF3IP2 → MLPACQTLNSSLNGSAPDSNPTTSPGFPINPNTPQEDDETMSASASASAAPEPDSPPFYERSVSSGSSPDTGCYPPAPFPSLADGGWPPSDLSGEPSGCSGGAEEPCRCGAGGAFRSEGDLSLEPPCSLRSEPVAPCCGTPPLYWPRGGAKVPWVRDQAPQYCDCRPPWGRFPPSGRSAVPVEKMSSRPSMSLSLEQRRVFVTYEADDDAHVNEIIQFVALLRHNGFDTHIDLFEQQFRSISKIDFMERYLSEKEYLIIIIISPKYHETVTASHVSPENDERTCNTIYIHKQLQNEFIQNGSKNFRFIPILFPGAKKCHVPNWLLNTHVYGWPRDRDDILRRLMRVEKYNPPPIGELPTIVSIPI, encoded by the exons ATGCTACCAGCTTGCCAAACTCTCAATAG CTCTCTAAACGGAAGCGCACCGGACTCGAACCCGACGACGTCCCCTGGCTTCCCGATCAACCCCAACACGCCCCAAGAAGACGATGAGACCATGAGCGCCAGCGCCAGCGCCAGCGCCGCCCCCGAACCGGACTCTCCCCCCTTTTACGAGCGCTCCGTCTCTTCTGGCTCCTCCCCCGACACGGGCTGCTACCCCCCCGCGCCGTTCCCCAGCCTGGCGGACGGCGGCTGGCCGCCGTCGGACCTCTCCGGCGAGCCCTCCGGATGCTCGGGGGGTGCCGAAGAGCCCTGCCGCTGCGGCGCCGGCGGCGCCTTCCGCTCGGAAGGCGACTTGAGCTTGGAGCCGCCGTGCTCGCTCCGTTCCGAGCCCGTCGCCCCGTGCTGCGGTACTCCGCCTCTCTACTGGCCCAGAGGGGGCGCCAAGGTGCCGTGGGTTCGAGACCAAGCCCCGCAATACT GCGACTGCAGACCTCCTTGGGGCCGATTCCCTCCCTC GGGCCGAAGCGCAGTCCCAGTTGAGAAGATGTCATCCAGACCTAGCATGTCCTTGTCCCTGGAGCAAA gGCGGGTGTTCGTCACGTACGAGGCGGATGACGACGCTCACGTCAACGAAATCATCCAATTTGTGGCGTTGCTTCGACACAACGGTTTTGACACGCAT ATCGACCTCTTTGAGCAGCAGTTTCGCAGCATCAGTAAGATTGACTTCATGGAGCGCTACCTCAGCGAG AAAGAATAcctgatcatcatcatcatcagcccCAAATACCACGAGACGGTGACCGCCTCGCACGTCAGCCCTGAAAACGACGAGAGGACCTGCAATACCATCTACATCCACAAGCAG CTCCAGAACGAGTTCATCCAGAACGGGAGCAAGAATTTCCGATTCATTCCCATCCTCTTCCCGGGCGCTAAAAAG TGTCATGTTCCAAACTGGCTATTGAACACCCACGTTTACGGTTGGCCGCGCGACCGCGACGACATCCTGCGGCGGCTCATGAGGGTGGAGAAGTACAACCCGCCGCCCATCGGCGAACTGCCCACCATCGTGTCCATCCCCATATGA